A single region of the Oncorhynchus keta strain PuntledgeMale-10-30-2019 chromosome 4, Oket_V2, whole genome shotgun sequence genome encodes:
- the trmt112 gene encoding multifunctional methyltransferase subunit TRM112-like protein: MKLLTHNMLTSHVKGVTKGYPLLIKATEVKVSEVEFNPNFVSRMIPKLEWSALVQAADGLGHLQDLPAELVTDYENNEDFLRKVHRVLLEVEVLEGCLQCPESGREFPISRGVPNMLLNEDEA, translated from the exons ATGAAACTACTGACGCACAACATGTTGACCTCTCACGTGAAAGGGGTAACCAAAGGATACCCTCTCCTCATCAAG GCGACGGAGGTGAAAGTGAGTGAGGTGGAGTTTAATCCCAATTTCGTGAGTCGAATGATCCCCAAATTGGAGTGGAGCGCCCTGGTTCAGGCGGCTGATGGG CTGGGTCATCTCCAAGATTTACCTGCAGAGCTCGTCACGGACTATGAGAATAATGAAGACTTCCTGCGTAAAGTACACCGGGTTCTGCTGGAG gtGGAGGTGCTGGAAGGGTGTCTGCAGTGCCCAGAGTCTGGCCGTGAGTTCCCCATCTCTCGGGGGGTCCCCAACATGCTGCTGAATGAGGACGAGGCATAG